A genomic stretch from Mycobacterium cookii includes:
- a CDS encoding GreA/GreB family elongation factor, whose protein sequence is MSKNVEPSGLTGEARERVAAELARLQERRDRLEAEVRNDRGAVSDHADAADAIQRADELVGLDERVAELDRLLHAGPAPSNGDELPFGTEVKLRFSDGDVVTMQVISVIEEASLDGESEALTASSPLGLALVGRKAGDKVKYSTPQGEQQVELLDVKYPS, encoded by the coding sequence TTGAGTAAAAACGTCGAGCCCTCGGGGCTCACCGGTGAGGCACGCGAGCGCGTCGCTGCCGAGCTGGCCCGTTTACAAGAACGACGGGATCGGCTGGAAGCCGAGGTGCGGAACGACCGCGGTGCCGTCAGCGATCACGCCGACGCCGCCGACGCGATCCAGCGCGCCGACGAACTGGTCGGCCTCGACGAGCGGGTGGCCGAGCTCGACCGGCTGCTGCACGCCGGACCGGCGCCGTCCAACGGCGACGAGCTGCCGTTCGGCACTGAGGTGAAGCTTCGGTTCTCCGACGGCGACGTGGTCACGATGCAGGTGATCTCGGTGATCGAAGAGGCCTCCCTCGACGGGGAGTCCGAGGCGTTGACCGCGAGCAGCCCGCTGGGCCTCGCCCTGGTCGGCCGGAAGGCCGGCGACAAGGTCAAATACAGCACGCCGCAGGGCGAACAGCAGGTCGAGTTGCTGGACGTGAAGTACCCGTCTTAA
- a CDS encoding GtrA family protein has translation MAEIAANTQLPLKTQAWRFIVTGGLSAVVDFGLYVLLLRAGLQVNVAKSLSFIAGTTTAYLINRRWTFRAPPSKARFIAVCVLYALTYCVQVGINYVFYLQFANEPWRIPAAFVIAQGTATVINFVVQRSVIFRLR, from the coding sequence ATGGCTGAGATCGCGGCGAATACCCAGCTGCCCCTCAAGACGCAGGCGTGGCGGTTCATCGTCACCGGCGGACTGTCGGCGGTCGTCGACTTCGGGCTGTACGTGTTGCTGCTGCGGGCCGGGCTACAGGTCAACGTCGCCAAATCGCTCAGCTTCATCGCGGGCACGACGACCGCCTATTTGATCAACCGGCGGTGGACGTTTCGGGCACCTCCCAGCAAGGCCCGGTTCATCGCGGTCTGTGTGCTGTACGCCCTGACCTACTGCGTGCAGGTTGGCATCAACTACGTCTTCTACCTCCAGTTCGCCAACGAGCCCTGGCGGATACCGGCCGCATTCGTCATCGCCCAGGGCACCGCGACGGTGATCAACTTCGTCGTTCAGCGCTCGGTGATCTTCCGGCTGCGCTGA
- a CDS encoding FAD-binding oxidoreductase — MLSSDIPTTKTPLTGFGRTAPSVADVLSTPDPEVIAKAVAQVADGGAGQSKSRGVIARGLGRSYGDNAQNGGGLVIDMTPLHNIHSIDSATRLADVDAGVSLDQLMKAALPFGLWVPVLPGTRQVTVGGAIACDIHGKNHHSAGSFGNHVVSMELLTADGQIRHLTPEGDEADLFWATVGGNGLTGIVLRATIAMTPTETAYFIADGVATKDLDETVAVHLDGSEDKYTYSSAWFDLISPPPKLGRASISRGSLATLDQLPPKLAKNPLKFDAPQLLTVPNVFPISAMNKLSFMAIGEVYYRLGGTYTGKIQNLSQFYHMLDLVSGWNNAYGPAGFAQHQFLVPPNAMEEFKAIIRWIQTQGHYSALNVFKLFGPGNRAPLSFPMAGWNVAMDFPNKPGINAFLNELDARVMEFGGRVYTAKDSRVSADNFHAMYPRIDEWIALRRKVDPTGVFVSDMARRLELL, encoded by the coding sequence ATGTTGAGCAGTGACATTCCGACCACCAAAACCCCGCTGACGGGTTTCGGCCGGACCGCACCGTCGGTGGCGGACGTGTTGTCCACACCCGACCCCGAGGTGATCGCCAAGGCGGTCGCCCAGGTTGCCGACGGCGGCGCGGGGCAGTCGAAGAGCCGGGGCGTGATCGCCCGCGGGCTGGGCCGCTCCTACGGCGACAACGCCCAAAACGGCGGCGGTCTGGTGATCGACATGACGCCGCTGCACAACATCCACTCGATCGACTCGGCCACCCGACTGGCCGACGTGGACGCCGGGGTGAGCCTAGATCAGCTGATGAAGGCCGCGCTGCCGTTCGGCCTGTGGGTGCCGGTGCTGCCGGGCACCCGGCAGGTCACCGTCGGTGGCGCGATCGCCTGCGACATCCACGGCAAGAACCACCACAGCGCGGGCAGCTTCGGCAATCACGTCGTCTCGATGGAACTGTTGACCGCCGACGGGCAGATCCGCCACCTCACCCCCGAAGGTGACGAGGCCGATTTGTTCTGGGCCACCGTCGGCGGCAACGGCCTGACCGGCATCGTGCTGCGGGCCACCATCGCGATGACGCCGACCGAGACGGCGTACTTCATCGCCGACGGCGTCGCGACCAAAGACCTCGACGAGACCGTCGCCGTCCACCTCGACGGCAGCGAGGACAAGTACACCTATTCCAGCGCCTGGTTCGACCTGATCAGTCCGCCGCCGAAACTCGGCCGGGCGTCGATCAGCCGGGGCAGCCTGGCCACGCTCGATCAGCTGCCGCCGAAGCTGGCCAAGAACCCGCTGAAATTCGATGCGCCGCAACTACTTACGGTGCCCAACGTCTTCCCGATCAGCGCGATGAACAAGCTGTCGTTCATGGCGATCGGCGAGGTCTACTACCGCCTGGGCGGGACGTACACCGGCAAGATCCAGAATCTGTCGCAGTTCTACCACATGCTCGACCTGGTCAGCGGGTGGAACAATGCTTACGGACCAGCAGGTTTCGCGCAGCATCAGTTCCTGGTGCCGCCGAATGCCATGGAAGAGTTCAAGGCCATCATCCGGTGGATCCAGACTCAGGGCCATTACTCGGCGCTGAACGTGTTCAAGCTTTTCGGTCCGGGCAACCGGGCACCGCTGAGTTTCCCGATGGCCGGCTGGAATGTGGCGATGGATTTCCCCAACAAGCCCGGCATCAATGCGTTCCTGAACGAACTCGACGCCCGGGTGATGGAATTCGGCGGCCGGGTGTACACGGCGAAAGACTCCCGGGTGAGCGCCGACAACTTCCACGCCATGTACCCGCGGATCGACGAGTGGATTGCGTTGCGCCGCAAAGTCGATCCCACTGGGGTCTTCGTCTCGGACATGGCCCGACGTTTGGAGCTGCTGTAA
- a CDS encoding decaprenylphospho-beta-D-erythro-pentofuranosid-2-ulose 2-reductase, which yields MVLDAVGNPQTILLLGGTSEIGLAICERYLQNAHARILLADLPNHPGKDKAVAQLKAAGAKSVEWIDFDGVDTDSHPKVIDAAFAGGDVDVAIVAFGLLGNAEELWHDQRKAVQIAQINYTAAVSVGVLLGEKMGAQGFGQIIAMSSAAGERVRRSNFVYGSTKAGLDGFYLGLGEALRPSGVRVLVIRPGQVRTTTTIEHWKSTGAKEAPFTVDKEYIADLAVTSAAKGKELVWAPGAFRYVMMVLRHIPRPIFRRLPI from the coding sequence ATGGTGCTTGACGCCGTTGGAAATCCCCAGACCATCCTGCTGCTGGGCGGCACCTCTGAGATCGGGCTGGCGATCTGCGAGCGCTACCTGCAGAACGCGCACGCGCGGATTCTACTGGCCGACTTGCCCAACCATCCCGGCAAGGACAAGGCCGTCGCGCAGTTGAAGGCGGCCGGTGCCAAGTCCGTCGAGTGGATCGACTTCGACGGCGTCGACACCGACAGCCACCCGAAAGTCATCGATGCGGCTTTCGCCGGCGGCGATGTCGATGTGGCGATTGTCGCGTTCGGCCTGCTCGGCAACGCCGAGGAGCTGTGGCATGACCAGCGCAAGGCCGTCCAGATTGCCCAGATCAACTACACCGCAGCGGTTTCCGTCGGCGTCCTGCTGGGTGAGAAGATGGGCGCGCAGGGCTTCGGACAGATCATCGCGATGAGTTCGGCGGCCGGTGAGCGGGTCCGCCGGTCCAACTTCGTCTACGGGTCGACCAAAGCCGGTCTGGACGGCTTCTACCTTGGGCTCGGAGAGGCGTTGCGGCCCAGCGGTGTTCGCGTTCTGGTCATCCGGCCGGGTCAGGTGCGGACGACCACGACGATCGAGCACTGGAAGTCCACCGGCGCCAAGGAAGCACCTTTCACCGTCGACAAGGAGTACATCGCCGACCTGGCGGTCACCTCGGCGGCCAAGGGCAAGGAACTCGTCTGGGCGCCAGGAGCTTTCCGCTACGTGATGATGGTGCTGCGGCACATCCCGCGGCCGATCTTCCGCAGACTGCCCATTTAG
- a CDS encoding galactan 5-O-arabinofuranosyltransferase — protein sequence MRNALATVGHMVVAAAIAAVVSVISLVAIAGVQWPAFPSSNQLHALTTVGQVGCIVGLLVAGWTWRRGRRWAARLLALAFVSAFSVVTLGMPLGATKLYLFGISVDQQFRTEYLTRLTDSAALHDMTYLGLPPFYPPGWFWLGGRVAALTHTTGWEICKPWSITSITIAVAVALVLWWRMIRFEYAVLVTIATAAVSLAYSSPEPYSAMITVLLPPALILTWSGLRSGIRSGGWAAVVGAGIFLGVAATFYTLLFLYSAFAVTLMAAGLLASRRRDGVRAALDPLVRLAVLAVIAAAIGAITWLPFVLRAMRDPVSNTGSASHYLPADGAELTFPMLQFTLLGALCMLGTVWLVIRARSSVRAAGLAMGVLAVYLWSLLSMLATLARTTLLSFRLQPTLTVLLATAGVFGFVELTLAVKARGREQAWGRAVLPVAASIGLAGAIAFSQDIPDVLRPDLTIAYTDTDGHGQRGDRRPPSSEKFYSEIDTAITRATGKPRDETVVLTADYSFLSYYPYYGFQGLTSHYANPLAQFDNRAAAIKSWSKLKTPDTFVHALDTLPWAPPTVFLMRHGGSAGESSTYTLRLAEDVYPNQPNVRRYTVELNASMFADPRFTVTKIGPFVLAVRKP from the coding sequence ATGCGCAACGCACTGGCCACCGTCGGCCACATGGTGGTCGCGGCCGCGATCGCTGCGGTGGTGTCGGTGATCTCGCTCGTCGCGATCGCGGGCGTGCAGTGGCCGGCCTTCCCGTCGTCGAATCAACTGCACGCACTGACCACGGTCGGCCAGGTCGGCTGCATCGTCGGTTTGCTGGTCGCCGGTTGGACCTGGCGACGTGGTCGGCGTTGGGCGGCAAGGCTGTTGGCGCTGGCGTTCGTCTCCGCGTTCTCCGTGGTGACGCTCGGCATGCCGCTGGGCGCCACCAAGCTCTACCTGTTCGGCATCTCGGTCGATCAGCAGTTTCGCACCGAATACCTGACCCGTCTGACCGACAGCGCGGCGCTGCACGACATGACCTACCTCGGCCTGCCGCCGTTCTATCCGCCCGGCTGGTTCTGGCTCGGCGGCCGCGTCGCGGCGCTGACCCATACGACGGGCTGGGAGATCTGCAAGCCGTGGTCGATCACCTCGATCACGATCGCGGTCGCGGTGGCGCTGGTGTTGTGGTGGCGGATGATCCGCTTCGAGTACGCGGTGCTGGTCACCATCGCGACGGCCGCCGTGTCGCTGGCCTACAGCTCGCCGGAGCCCTACTCCGCGATGATCACCGTGTTGCTGCCGCCGGCGCTGATCCTGACGTGGTCGGGTCTGCGCAGCGGCATCCGGTCCGGCGGCTGGGCGGCGGTGGTCGGCGCCGGGATCTTCCTGGGCGTCGCGGCGACCTTCTACACGCTGCTGTTCCTCTACAGCGCGTTCGCCGTGACGCTGATGGCCGCGGGGCTGCTGGCCTCCCGCCGGCGAGACGGCGTCAGGGCGGCGCTCGATCCGCTGGTCCGGCTGGCGGTGCTCGCTGTGATCGCGGCCGCGATCGGCGCGATCACCTGGCTGCCGTTCGTGCTGCGGGCGATGCGCGACCCGGTCAGCAACACCGGCAGCGCCTCCCACTACCTACCCGCCGACGGCGCCGAGTTGACCTTCCCGATGCTGCAGTTCACCCTGCTCGGCGCGCTGTGCATGCTCGGCACGGTGTGGCTGGTCATCCGGGCCCGCTCGTCGGTGCGAGCCGCCGGCCTGGCGATGGGTGTGCTGGCTGTCTACCTGTGGTCGCTGCTGTCGATGCTGGCGACACTGGCCCGCACCACGCTGCTGTCCTTCCGGCTGCAGCCGACGCTCACCGTGCTGCTGGCCACTGCCGGCGTCTTCGGCTTCGTCGAGCTGACGCTTGCCGTGAAAGCCCGTGGCCGCGAGCAAGCCTGGGGTCGTGCCGTGCTGCCGGTCGCGGCGTCGATCGGGCTGGCCGGGGCGATCGCGTTCAGCCAGGACATCCCCGACGTGCTGCGGCCCGACCTCACCATCGCCTACACCGACACCGACGGCCACGGCCAACGCGGCGATCGCCGTCCGCCGAGCTCGGAGAAGTTCTACAGCGAGATCGACACCGCGATCACCCGGGCGACCGGTAAACCGCGCGACGAGACCGTGGTGCTGACGGCCGACTACAGCTTCCTGTCCTACTACCCGTACTACGGCTTCCAGGGCTTGACGTCGCACTACGCCAACCCCCTCGCGCAGTTCGACAACCGGGCGGCGGCGATCAAGAGCTGGTCGAAGCTCAAGACCCCCGACACGTTCGTCCACGCCCTCGACACGCTGCCGTGGGCGCCGCCGACCGTGTTCCTGATGCGGCACGGCGGCTCGGCCGGCGAGTCCAGCACCTACACGCTGCGGCTAGCCGAAGACGTCTATCCCAACCAGCCCAATGTGCGCCGCTACACGGTCGAACTGAACGCCTCGATGTTCGCCGACCCGCGGTTCACCGTGACCAAGATCGGCCCCTTCGTGCTGGCCGTCCGTAAACCCTGA
- a CDS encoding arabinosyltransferase domain-containing protein, protein MATEATRREQLASSFVNTTGDDGAKYRTARLVAVVAGLLGALLALATPLLPVKQTTAQLNWPQNGVFSSVEAPLIGYVATDLNISVPCQAAAGLTGNGKTVLLSTVPKQAPKAVDRGLLMERINDDLVLIVRNVPVVVAPLSQVLSGACQKVVFTAHADRVTGEFVGLTQGPNAEHPGSPLRGEKSGYDFRPQIVGVFTDLSGPAPPGLTFSATVDTRYSSSPTTLKMAAMLLGVASTIAALIALHVLDTSDGTRHRRFLPSRWWSVTGLDGLVTLVLVWWHFVGANTADDGYILTMARVSEHAGYMANYYRWLGTPEAPFGWYYDLLALWAHVTTASIWMRLPTLIMALACWWVTSREVIPRLGHAVKTSRAAAWTAAGMFLAVWLPLDNGLRPEPIIAVGILLTWCSVERAVATSRLLPVAVACIIGALTLFSGPTGIASIGALLVAIGPLRTIVHRRSRQFGVLPLLAPILAAVTVTGILIFRDQTLAGELQATALKRALGPSLSWFDEHLRYERLFMASPDGSVARRFALLALLVALAVSVAMSLRKGRIPGTAAGPSRRIVGITIISFIAMMFTPTKWTHHFGVFAGLAGSLGALAAVAVTSAAMRSRRNRTMFAAVVLFMVALSLASVNGWWYVSNFGVPWSNAFPQWHFGFTTVALGLTVLVLLLAAWFHFVNNGDDAGPPSQSRFARIISSPLGIAAWALVFFEVLSLTLGMTEQYPAWSVGRSNLQALTGRTCGLANDVLVEQDPNAGMLQPVSVPVKDALDAGYEEGFDPNGIPANVSADPVMERPGDRSFAYDDGLTTGSEAGTEGGTTPAPGINGSRARLPYNLDPARTPVLGSWRSGPQVPSQLRSAWYRLPDHAARDQAGPLLVLSAAGRFNPGEVQVQWATDEQAAANKPGGATGFADVGASPAWRNLRAPLAAVPRDATQIRVVVTDDDLAPQHWIAVTPPRIPRLDTLQDVVGSTQPVFLDWLVGLAFPCQRPFGHLNGVVEVPKWRILPDRFGAEANSPVMDHNGGGPLGISELLLRANTVSSYLKDDWSRDWGALQQLTPYYPNEQPARLDLGSATRSGLWSPAPLRRS, encoded by the coding sequence ATGGCCACCGAGGCGACCCGCCGGGAGCAATTAGCATCAAGCTTCGTGAACACGACCGGCGACGATGGCGCGAAGTACCGGACCGCCCGCCTCGTCGCCGTGGTCGCCGGTCTGCTCGGCGCCCTGCTGGCGCTCGCGACGCCGCTGCTTCCGGTCAAACAGACCACCGCTCAGCTGAACTGGCCGCAGAACGGCGTGTTCAGCAGCGTCGAAGCCCCACTGATCGGCTACGTAGCCACCGACCTCAACATCAGCGTTCCGTGCCAGGCCGCCGCCGGTCTGACCGGAAACGGCAAGACGGTGTTGCTCTCGACAGTGCCCAAGCAGGCGCCGAAGGCGGTGGACCGCGGCCTGCTGATGGAGCGGATCAACGATGACCTGGTGCTGATCGTGCGCAATGTGCCGGTCGTCGTCGCGCCACTGAGCCAGGTGCTCAGCGGCGCCTGCCAGAAAGTGGTGTTCACCGCGCACGCCGACCGGGTCACCGGAGAATTCGTCGGTCTCACCCAGGGACCCAATGCCGAACATCCCGGCTCACCGCTGCGGGGCGAAAAGAGCGGCTACGACTTTCGCCCGCAGATCGTCGGGGTGTTCACCGATCTGAGCGGACCGGCCCCGCCCGGTCTAACGTTCTCCGCGACCGTCGATACCCGCTACAGCAGCTCGCCGACCACGCTGAAGATGGCCGCGATGCTGCTCGGGGTGGCGTCGACCATCGCCGCACTGATCGCGCTGCACGTTCTGGACACCTCCGACGGCACCCGGCACCGACGCTTCCTGCCGTCGCGCTGGTGGTCGGTCACCGGGCTGGACGGCCTGGTCACGCTGGTGCTGGTGTGGTGGCACTTCGTCGGCGCCAACACCGCCGACGACGGCTACATCCTGACCATGGCGCGGGTCTCCGAGCATGCCGGCTACATGGCCAACTACTACCGCTGGCTGGGCACCCCGGAGGCGCCGTTCGGCTGGTACTACGACCTGCTGGCGCTGTGGGCCCACGTCACGACCGCCAGCATCTGGATGCGGCTGCCCACCCTGATCATGGCGCTGGCCTGCTGGTGGGTGACGAGCCGGGAAGTCATTCCGCGGCTGGGGCATGCGGTCAAGACCAGCAGAGCGGCGGCGTGGACGGCGGCGGGCATGTTCCTGGCGGTGTGGCTGCCGCTTGACAACGGGCTGCGGCCGGAGCCGATCATCGCGGTGGGCATCCTGCTGACCTGGTGTTCGGTGGAGCGCGCGGTGGCGACCAGTCGGTTGCTGCCGGTCGCGGTCGCCTGCATCATCGGGGCGCTGACACTGTTCTCCGGGCCCACCGGTATCGCCTCGATTGGCGCGCTGCTGGTGGCGATCGGCCCGTTGCGCACCATCGTGCACCGCCGCTCACGACAGTTCGGCGTGCTGCCGTTGCTGGCGCCCATCCTGGCCGCGGTCACCGTGACCGGCATCCTGATCTTCCGCGACCAGACCCTGGCCGGTGAGTTGCAGGCGACCGCGCTCAAGCGCGCGCTGGGCCCTAGCCTGAGTTGGTTCGACGAACACTTGCGCTACGAGCGGTTGTTCATGGCCAGCCCCGACGGCTCGGTCGCGCGCCGGTTCGCTTTATTGGCGCTGCTGGTCGCGCTGGCGGTGTCGGTCGCCATGTCGCTGCGCAAGGGCCGGATTCCGGGCACCGCGGCCGGGCCGAGCCGTCGCATCGTCGGCATCACGATCATCTCGTTCATCGCGATGATGTTCACCCCCACCAAGTGGACGCACCACTTCGGTGTGTTCGCCGGGCTGGCCGGCTCGCTGGGGGCGCTGGCCGCGGTCGCGGTGACCTCAGCTGCCATGCGCTCGCGCCGCAACCGGACCATGTTCGCAGCGGTGGTGCTGTTCATGGTGGCGTTGTCGCTGGCCAGCGTCAACGGTTGGTGGTACGTGTCGAACTTCGGCGTGCCCTGGTCAAATGCGTTCCCGCAGTGGCATTTCGGCTTCACCACCGTCGCCCTGGGTTTGACGGTGCTGGTGCTGTTGCTGGCCGCCTGGTTCCACTTCGTCAACAACGGCGACGACGCCGGGCCGCCCAGTCAGTCCCGGTTCGCCCGAATCATCAGCTCGCCGTTGGGAATTGCCGCCTGGGCGCTGGTCTTCTTCGAGGTCCTGTCGCTGACACTGGGCATGACGGAACAGTATCCGGCGTGGTCGGTCGGCCGGTCCAACCTGCAAGCGCTGACCGGTCGGACCTGCGGACTGGCCAATGACGTGCTGGTCGAGCAGGATCCCAACGCCGGAATGCTGCAGCCGGTCAGCGTGCCGGTCAAGGACGCTCTGGACGCCGGCTACGAGGAAGGGTTCGACCCCAACGGGATTCCCGCCAATGTCTCGGCGGACCCGGTGATGGAGCGGCCGGGTGACCGCAGCTTCGCCTACGACGACGGCCTGACCACCGGCAGCGAAGCCGGCACCGAGGGCGGCACGACGCCCGCGCCGGGCATCAACGGCTCACGGGCGCGGCTGCCCTACAACCTGGACCCGGCACGCACGCCGGTGTTGGGGAGCTGGCGTTCGGGGCCACAGGTCCCGTCACAGCTGCGCTCTGCCTGGTACCGGCTGCCCGACCATGCTGCCCGCGATCAGGCCGGTCCGCTGCTGGTGCTGTCGGCGGCGGGCCGCTTCAACCCCGGCGAAGTGCAGGTGCAGTGGGCCACCGATGAGCAGGCGGCGGCCAACAAGCCCGGCGGCGCAACGGGATTCGCCGACGTCGGGGCATCGCCCGCGTGGCGCAACCTACGCGCGCCGCTGGCCGCGGTGCCCCGTGACGCCACCCAGATCCGGGTGGTCGTGACCGATGACGACCTGGCGCCGCAGCACTGGATCGCGGTGACGCCGCCGCGTATCCCGCGACTGGACACCCTGCAGGACGTGGTCGGCTCGACCCAGCCGGTATTTCTCGATTGGCTTGTCGGACTGGCATTTCCGTGCCAGCGGCCATTCGGGCATCTCAACGGCGTCGTCGAGGTGCCCAAATGGCGGATTCTGCCCGACCGGTTCGGCGCCGAGGCCAACTCGCCGGTGATGGACCACAACGGCGGCGGGCCGCTGGGGATCAGCGAGCTGCTGCTGCGCGCCAACACCGTCTCGAGCTATCTGAAGGACGACTGGTCCCGGGACTGGGGGGCGCTGCAGCAGCTGACGCCGTATTACCCCAACGAACAGCCCGCCCGGCTCGATCTTGGTTCGGCCACCCGCAGTGGTTTGTGGAGCCCCGCCCCGCTTCGGCGTAGCTAG
- a CDS encoding MFS transporter, which produces MTEQKTRTTGHWRELWSSPYLRTSAVVAGGVVLYSTNEFLTISMLPSTINEIGGERIYSWVTTLYLVGSVVAAATVNTMLHRVGAAISYLLGFAVLGVGSLVCAAAPNMEVLLGGRLLQGLAGGLLCGLSFAVINAVLPRYLWSRGSAMVASTWGVGALLGPALGGLFAQFGAWRWAFGLLAMLSVGMAILAPGALTADGADEDTEHAAARVPVPSVVLLGAAALAVSVASLPHNTLATAALLTLGALLIGVFLVVDRKMPTAVLPASVYGVGPLKWVYLTLGLLVAATKVDLYVPLFGQRLAHLGPIMAGLLGAALSMGWTISGLGSGSLNRNKTIVGVVIAAPVVMALGLALAGVAHVQDATAWIIVGCALALLAVGVGIGAAWPHLSAWAMSDVDDPAEGGAAATAINSVQLIFGAFGAGLAGVVVNIVDGGGVEAARVAFAVFAVLALSACFTAFRAGRRQLTY; this is translated from the coding sequence GTGACGGAGCAAAAAACACGCACCACCGGCCATTGGCGGGAGTTGTGGAGTTCCCCCTATCTGCGGACGTCGGCAGTGGTCGCCGGGGGCGTGGTGTTGTATTCCACCAACGAGTTCCTGACGATCAGCATGCTGCCCAGCACGATCAACGAGATCGGCGGCGAGCGGATTTATTCGTGGGTGACGACTCTTTATCTCGTCGGGTCGGTGGTCGCTGCAGCGACGGTAAATACGATGCTGCACCGCGTCGGCGCGGCTATCTCCTATCTATTGGGGTTCGCCGTGTTGGGCGTAGGCAGCCTGGTCTGCGCTGCGGCACCGAACATGGAGGTGCTGCTCGGCGGGCGCTTACTGCAGGGCCTGGCCGGCGGGTTGCTGTGCGGTCTGAGCTTCGCGGTGATCAACGCGGTGCTGCCGCGCTATCTATGGAGCCGCGGGTCGGCCATGGTGGCCTCCACGTGGGGCGTCGGCGCCCTGCTCGGCCCGGCGCTAGGCGGATTGTTCGCACAGTTCGGCGCCTGGCGGTGGGCTTTCGGCCTGCTGGCCATGCTCAGTGTCGGGATGGCGATTCTGGCCCCCGGCGCGCTGACCGCGGACGGTGCCGACGAGGACACCGAGCACGCTGCCGCGCGGGTCCCGGTCCCGTCGGTGGTCCTGCTGGGCGCCGCGGCTCTCGCGGTCAGCGTGGCATCGCTGCCGCACAACACGCTGGCGACGGCCGCCCTGCTGACCCTCGGAGCGCTGCTGATCGGGGTGTTCCTGGTCGTCGATCGCAAGATGCCCACGGCGGTCCTGCCGGCCAGCGTCTACGGCGTCGGCCCGCTGAAGTGGGTCTATCTGACGCTGGGGCTGCTGGTCGCGGCGACCAAGGTCGACCTGTACGTGCCGCTGTTCGGTCAGCGGCTGGCACACCTGGGGCCGATCATGGCCGGGCTGTTGGGCGCCGCGCTGTCGATGGGCTGGACGATCAGCGGCCTGGGCAGTGGATCGCTGAACAGGAACAAGACGATCGTCGGCGTGGTGATCGCGGCTCCGGTGGTCATGGCGCTCGGGTTGGCGCTGGCCGGGGTGGCGCACGTGCAGGATGCGACCGCGTGGATCATCGTCGGATGCGCGCTGGCGCTGCTGGCGGTCGGCGTCGGTATCGGCGCCGCCTGGCCGCATCTGTCGGCGTGGGCGATGAGTGACGTCGACGATCCCGCCGAGGGCGGGGCGGCCGCGACCGCGATCAACTCGGTGCAGCTGATTTTCGGCGCGTTCGGCGCCGGCCTGGCCGGTGTGGTGGTGAACATCGTCGACGGCGGCGGGGTCGAGGCGGCCCGGGTGGCGTTCGCCGTTTTCGCGGTGCTGGCGTTGAGCGCATGCTTCACCGCGTTCCGGGCCGGTCGCCGGCAACTGACGTACTAG